A window of the Mesotoga prima MesG1.Ag.4.2 genome harbors these coding sequences:
- the rplA gene encoding 50S ribosomal protein L1 — translation MPVRSKRYIQARKSVDRNVSYSVDESIDLLKNFPPTKFDETVEMHLKLSIDPAKSDQQVRGTIALPNGTGKDVRVLVFARGEQAETAKRCGADFVGSDDLVQQIQGGWTDFDVAIATPDMMRDIGKLGKVLGPRGLMPSPKAGTVTADVEDAVKGFKAGRLEVKNDKTGNLHLPIGKKSFDKEKLRENFVSALNQIMKMKPAGSKGRFVQRVFLTTTMGAGIKVDFARETEK, via the coding sequence ATGCCGGTTAGATCAAAGAGGTACATTCAGGCAAGAAAGTCCGTTGATAGAAACGTTAGTTATTCAGTGGACGAGAGCATAGATTTACTGAAAAACTTTCCACCGACGAAATTCGACGAGACAGTCGAGATGCATTTGAAGTTGAGCATCGACCCCGCAAAATCTGATCAGCAGGTTAGGGGAACGATTGCATTGCCAAATGGCACCGGGAAAGACGTCAGGGTTTTGGTCTTCGCTAGGGGGGAACAGGCTGAGACTGCAAAACGGTGTGGTGCGGATTTTGTAGGATCAGATGATCTTGTTCAGCAGATTCAAGGTGGTTGGACTGATTTTGATGTTGCAATAGCAACTCCGGACATGATGAGAGATATTGGAAAACTTGGAAAAGTCCTAGGGCCACGCGGACTAATGCCGTCACCCAAGGCTGGAACAGTGACCGCTGACGTTGAAGATGCCGTTAAGGGTTTCAAGGCGGGAAGATTAGAAGTGAAGAACGACAAGACTGGAAATCTTCATCTTCCCATAGGGAAGAAGTCTTTTGACAAGGAAAAACTGCGCGAGAACTTCGTCTCTGCACTCAATCAGATTATGAAGATGAAACCGGCTGGTTCCAAGGGGAGATTTGTGCAGAGGGTATTCCTGACCACAACGATGGGTGCAGGTATAAAAGTCGATTTTGCAAGAGAAACCGAGAAATAA
- the rplK gene encoding 50S ribosomal protein L11, translating into MAKKVIAQIKLQLEAGKATPAPPVGPALGQHGVNIMGFCKQFNAETSDKAGMVLPVIISVYADRSFSFILKTPPASFLLLRAAGIQKGSGVPNRDKVGKITRAQLEEIAKIKMPDLNARTVDAAAKIIAGTARNMGIEIIG; encoded by the coding sequence TTGAAGCGGGAAAGGCTACACCGGCACCTCCTGTTGGACCGGCTCTCGGTCAGCATGGAGTGAATATTATGGGTTTCTGTAAGCAGTTCAATGCGGAAACATCCGACAAGGCCGGTATGGTGCTTCCAGTAATTATCTCTGTCTACGCAGACAGATCCTTCAGTTTCATCCTCAAGACCCCGCCAGCAAGCTTCTTGCTACTCAGGGCTGCGGGTATTCAGAAAGGCTCGGGAGTCCCCAATCGAGACAAAGTAGGTAAGATTACCCGTGCTCAGCTTGAGGAAATTGCTAAGATTAAGATGCCCGATCTCAATGCCAGAACAGTCGATGCCGCTGCAAAGATAATTGCAGGTACAGCCCGTAATATGGGCATCGAAATAATAGGTTGA